One Ficedula albicollis isolate OC2 chromosome Z, FicAlb1.5, whole genome shotgun sequence DNA window includes the following coding sequences:
- the LOC107604298 gene encoding mediator of RNA polymerase II transcription subunit 9-like yields the protein MDKDSQDVHQVLNELKNKFQEMRKLISSMPGIGVSPEQQQQQLQNLREQVRTKNELLQKYKSLCMFEIPKE from the coding sequence atGGACAAGGACAGCCAGGATGTTCACCAGGTACTGAATGAGCTCAAGAACAAGTTCCAGGAGATGAGGAAGCTGATCAGCTCCATGCCTGGCATTGGGGTGAGcccggagcagcagcagcagcagctgcagaacctGCGGGAGCAGGTCCGGACCAAAAACGAGCTGCTGCAGAAGTACAAGAGCCTTTGCATGTTTGAAATCCCCAAGGAGTAG